A section of the Drosophila sechellia strain sech25 chromosome 3L, ASM438219v1, whole genome shotgun sequence genome encodes:
- the LOC116800936 gene encoding nuclear transcription factor Y subunit alpha, translating into MENHFSATSRPSATPRMCTTATAVGAAATAAATGNNNNNSNSSSNNNATTGNNLSVSTAAGGATNAAATAQPIQVIPMPMLPTGAAQIIIGQQPQGQTPATGLQPQLIPLQANQIMLQAAQQQPQMQVMQLPDGQTIFYQTPTIAALDPNAAANAAAAMAAQPTPHYLNINGQLVQINPAPSANQAAPTAGQQIIMVPQTAMAAVNAAAANAGVGAGVGTVVTQQQQQQHQQVQSQTQNHQQQQQTVAAVAASAAANNISADVSTSTTGTNTNSEDESSKGEADEEPLYVNAKQYKRILIRRQARAKLESRIPKERCKYLHESRHRHAMNRARGEGGRFHSAQEKGDQDSSGPEGGSMPMASSGGVTLSRGTARAPPKLIAPHQTPSITITAIKSE; encoded by the coding sequence ATGGAAAACCATTTCAGCGCCACCAGTCGCCCCTCAGCCACGCCCAGAATGTGCACCACCGCCACTGCCGTCGGTGCTGCCGCtaccgccgccgccaccggcaacaacaataacaacagcaatagcagcagcaacaacaacgcaaCAACCGGCAACAATTTAAGTGTTAGCACAGCAGCCGGAGGAGCCACAAATGCCGCAGCAACGGCACAACCCATCCAAGTGATACCAATGCCCATGCTGCCAACCGGAGCGGCGCAAATCATAATTGGACAGCAGCCACAGGGTCAGACGCCGGCGACGGGTCTGCAGCCACAATTGATACCGCTGCAGGCCAACCAGATTATGCTGCAGGctgcgcagcagcagccacagatGCAGGTGATGCAGTTGCCCGACGGCCAGACCATATTCTATCAGACGCCCACCATTGCCGCCTTGGATCCGAATGCAGCGGCCAACGCTGCAGCTGCGATGGCAGCCCAGCCGACGCCGCACTACCTCAATATCAATGGGCAGCTGGTGCAGATCAATCCAGCACCCAGCGCTAATCAGGCGGCACCCACAGCTGGGCAACAGATCATAATGGTGCCGCAGACAGCGATGGCAGCGGTGAATGCAGCGGCCGCCAATGCCGGAGTAGGCGCCGGAGTGGGCACAGTGGTtacccaacaacaacagcagcagcatcagcaagtACAATCCCAGACCCAAAaccatcagcaacagcagcagacggtggcggcggtggctgCCAGTGCTGCAGCCAATAATATAAGCGCCGATGTCAGCACAAGTACCACTGGAACGAATACGAACAGCGAGGACGAGAGCTCCAAGGGCGAGGCGGACGAGGAGCCGCTCTATGTGAATGCCAAGCAGTACAAACGTATCCTCATTCGGCGGCAGGCCAGGGCCAAGCTGGAGTCGCGCATACCCAAGGAGCGGTGCAAGTACTTGCACGAATCTCGTCATCGCCACGCAATGAATCGGGCTCGTGGCGAGGGTGGTCGCTTCCATTCGGCGCAGGAGAAGGGCGACCAGGATTCGTCCGGCCCGGAAGGCGGCAGCATGCCAATGGCGTCCAGTGGCGGCGTCACCCTCAGCCGTGGCACGGCACGGGCTCCACCTAAACTGATCGCGCCACATCAAACGCCTAGCATTACCATAACGGCGATTAAATCGGAATAG